The genomic window CCGGATCCACATCCAGCTCTATTTCTTCATCCCCCACGGTGGTGTACAGTTTGTGGAAACGGACCTCTCCATCAACTCTTTCCTTGACTCCGTCAATTTTTTCAAGATAAAGGAGGGGTAGAAGCTTCCTGGACCTGAAATAATTCTCTTGAGTTTCGTGGAAGGAGGCCTTGAGGTCTTCGACCATCATTTTTAACTTCAACCTTGGTTTTTGTTTGTCATTCGGCCAGTTCTTATGAAGCTTTTTGAGATCTTCTTCTCTGATTCCTGTTCCAAGTCCCTCCTTCAAGTCCCCATCACGAATGTAATCTTTATAGCATTGTCTGGCCTCCCTCAAAACATATTCTGGATCTTTGTCACCAAAGCTCTTTTCTGAGTAACTCAGTAACATGTTAATGAATCTtgctcttttttctttcttatcaGAGATAGGGGATATCAGTTCATtatattcttttcttttttttcttttggtcgCTTTCTCTAGGTCTTCCTTCCGTTCAAAAAGATTGTTTGCAACTTTCAAGTAAGACGATATTGGCCTGACGTTGAAAATAGTCGACTCGTTTTCTGCAAGATTCTCTGCATGTTCAAATGCTTCGAAGGCGTTCTTTGCAAGATAAAAGATTGTAGTTAAGGTGTTTGGGTTTAACTCATTTTTGAGTTCTCTGTTCAGTTGATGTTTGTAGACTTGTCCCAATGTGTCAGCAATAAAGGAGTTGTAAGGAGCGATTTCTTTTGCTTTCCCTGCCCATTGCAATGCTTTCGAGTAGTCAGTCATCTCTAGGTAATAGAAACGAGAAAGCGTCTGGGGGTAGCTCCCTATCAGAGGAAATATTTTGAATGCCTCCATTAAAACCtctaaacacatttttttcccGGTCTCAGCATTCCCAGTCTTAATGTCTAAAATCAATCTGGAGAAAAACAGATAATTTCCAGAATCATCTTCTTGTCGTGTGATGAGCAGCTTTTTAATGAACTCAGATAGAAACAGGACATGGTCCTCAGTGCATAGGCTTTTCAGCAAGGTAAATGCCGTGACCTTTCTGCCCACGCCTGCTTCATGGAAGACCTGAGTGCCGTGCTCTGCTATCATTGGATGAGCCATGCGGAGGACCTCAGCACTGCCATTGAGATTGAAGCTGACCGTCAGGTGAAGGAAAGGTCTCATTGTCTCTTCAAATTTATCACAGCAACTTTTTAGAAAGATGGAGCCCGGGACATAGCTGTTCAACAGGCACAGGCAAGCAATAGGCTGGGGACCACGATTTGAGACTAGAGGCCTGCAAGCATCCCATGCCCGTTTTACATAG from Gadus morhua chromosome 17, gadMor3.0, whole genome shotgun sequence includes these protein-coding regions:
- the LOC115529951 gene encoding sterile alpha motif domain-containing protein 9-like, with product MRKSEPSQVHLLHNHPIGRISAWQKARVIAFNPSCSLTRNEVTTKIAILDVLDEDAFKGEIIDPDIARQTEVNFYHGAPPLWLNFDLAEKNKDEDLLIKRVGYDRLLQQISNNKSGVHLNHKPGSGGTTLAKQLLWDVRKSFKCAVLVDPSLESSLIATAVIDLYAADESNNRKTVLLLVQDGNMSTLRESFVAELSKRNINSDKPVFVILNCVRIAHINAERSDDVNLVDHLTGDEKKKFDAKKECLKRRYPDIFPTFHGFNIMKSDFSQDYVKRAWDACRPLVSNRGPQPIACLCLLNSYVPGSIFLKSCCDKFEETMRPFLHLTVSFNLNGSAEVLRMAHPMIAEHGTQVFHEAGVGRKVTAFTLLKSLCTEDHVLFLSEFIKKLLITRQEDDSGNYLFFSRLILDIKTGNAETGKKMCLEVLMEAFKIFPLIGSYPQTLSRFYYLEMTDYSKALQWAGKAKEIAPYNSFIADTLGQVYKHQLNRELKNELNPNTLTTIFYLAKNAFEAFEHAENLAENESTIFNVRPISSYLKVANNLFERKEDLEKATKRKKRKEYNELISPISDK